ATCGAGAATGATATTTTCTCCAAGCTCGATCTTTTTGGAAAGTTCAATCTCTTCCTCTTTTGTCAAAAGAGGGATCTGCCCCATCTCTCTTAGGTACATTCGAACGGGACTGTCGCTTCTGCTCCATTCCAAAAGCTCTTTGTCTTTTGTAAGATCAAACTCCTCGGCTAGCTCCTCTTCAGAGAGTTTCTTACGTTCTTCCTCTTTTTTCTCTTTTTCTTCTATATTGAGTCTTTTTGCGGCTTCACCACTTGTGATGATGTCTACTTTATATTTTTTTTGTAGTACCAGGATTTTTTTGGCTTGGGCAAGCGTAGGCTGTCGATCGAAAAAATCGACAAGTTGTTCGTAAGTGACATACCCTTTTTCATGCTCTTTGAAAAACTCTTCAAGTTTTTTGGTCAAATCTTTTGCAGCCATTCAGTGCAGCTCCTTGATTGAAGTTTTGGGAGGTGTGATGTAATGAGTTTGCGCCGATTATATCATAAAGTTGCGATTTGTCAAGTCCTTCATGGGAGATGATAGGATCGAAGAAATTGGTTGCGGAGGCAGGATTTGAACCTGCGACCTTCGGGTTATGAGCCCGACGAGCTACCAGACTGCTCTACTCCGCGTCAGAAGTGGCTGGGGTGGGAGGATTCGAACCCCCGAATGGCGGGACCAAAACCCGCTGCCTTACCGCTTGGCGACACCCCAATATTCAGGCGAAATTATAATATGCTACTTAATAATTGTCAAGTTATTGTATAAGTCCAATACATATGGCACTCATAATGATTTTCAGGGAGGAATTGTACCGGAGATTTGAGATTAAGTGAATGGTGTGGTATTTTGGTATTGTAATCGATAAGCCATTTTGCTAATTTTTTATTGAATTCTTGTAAGTCTGTAAAGAGTACATCTTCATAGTATTGAATAAACTGTTCTTGGATGGTTCTGTTAAATCTCTCATTGTGTGCATTCATTTTAGGACTTTTAGGATATGTCCAATAATGTGTGAGACCTTTTTGTTCAAGCAGAGCGTCAAACTCTTTTTTGAACTCACTGCCATTATCAGAAAGAATTGCGAGTTTACGTTTATGTTTGATAGATGTTATTCCATCGATGAGAGCTTCCAAGGCGTATGCAGTATGTTTTGCTCTTTTGGATGGAATTGCCACTGCGAATGCAATACGTGTGAGTGGGTCTATCATGGTAAGGATATATCGTTTTATACCGTTTGAGACTATTTGGATGGTATCTACTGCCCAGAGTTCAAATGGTTTAGTTTTAAGGTTTTTGGGTTTGCGACTTTTTTGAACTCTCTTTTTTGGTTGAACTTTTCCTTTTGTATCGATGCGATAGGGAACGAGTCTCATTGTATCTGGTGCTTTTGCGATAATTCTTCCTATTGTTGATTCTGAAGGAGTTTTCACTCCTTTTGCTTCACAAAAGGGTTTCAGTAGATGGTAGAGTTTTGCTTTACCGATGTTGGGATATTTTTCTCTTAATCGTTTTATCTCTTTTATAACTTCTAGTGGTACTTTTGACTCTCTTACTTTTTTTGGTTTACGTGATTTTGGGTTTAAGGCTTTGATATCTCCATTTGCATCATTGAAACTCTTTTTCCAGCGATAAAGCGTTCTTCTGCTTACTCCAAAAGCCTCTATTGTAGCTTCCAATCCATATTTTTGCCAAAACTCCAGTATCTTTTTTCTTCTTTTTGCCTCTTCACTTATCATGAGGCTATTGTAATAGATTTGCTTTAATCTTTTATACCCTTTGAGCCCTGGAAATGTGTATCTGATTTGCACTCCTCTCTCCTCTTTGGAGAGTGCCAGATCTGAATGAACTTATGCAGGATGTATGAAAAATTGCTACAGTTTTTGTCTTTTATGACCATTTTTGATAAAATCAGCAAAAATTTATTGAGGAGCTTTGATGAATATGATTACTGGAAAGGTCTGGAAATTTGGAGACAATATTGATACTGACCTTATAATTGCAGCACGCTACCTAAATACATCGGATCCTCATGAGCTGGCAAAACATGTGATGGAGGATGCGGATCCGGATTTTGTAAAAAAACTACAACCGGGTGATATTATTGTCGCAGGCGAGAATTTCGGATGCGGAAGTAGTCGAGAACACGC
The Nitratiruptor sp. SB155-2 genome window above contains:
- a CDS encoding integrase core domain-containing protein — encoded protein: MQIRYTFPGLKGYKRLKQIYYNSLMISEEAKRRKKILEFWQKYGLEATIEAFGVSRRTLYRWKKSFNDANGDIKALNPKSRKPKKVRESKVPLEVIKEIKRLREKYPNIGKAKLYHLLKPFCEAKGVKTPSESTIGRIIAKAPDTMRLVPYRIDTKGKVQPKKRVQKSRKPKNLKTKPFELWAVDTIQIVSNGIKRYILTMIDPLTRIAFAVAIPSKRAKHTAYALEALIDGITSIKHKRKLAILSDNGSEFKKEFDALLEQKGLTHYWTYPKSPKMNAHNERFNRTIQEQFIQYYEDVLFTDLQEFNKKLAKWLIDYNTKIPHHSLNLKSPVQFLPENHYECHMYWTYTIT